A single region of the Nicotiana sylvestris chromosome 6, ASM39365v2, whole genome shotgun sequence genome encodes:
- the LOC104226351 gene encoding aspartyl protease APCB1, whose translation MEDTTNDSPPVKGVVIITLPPLDNPSLGKTITAFTLSDSPPQHHHQQQQREPPQQSQSSVPQQDSNTGFFHVSLQRSFLFRPRIVLGLLGISIIALSFWSSLSQETLFELRDVDRDDQNSSNSSFILPLYPKRASIWNSRTDVEFKLGRFVDFKPDIVMELVNDQQMAKSVSAATKLDSSANFPVKGNIHSDGLYYTYMLVGNPPKPYFVDIDTGSDLMWIQCDAPCTSCAKGAHPLYKPRNVNMIPPKNPYCVEVQENLRSKYCDNCHQCDYEIEYADHSSSVGVLAKDTLQLVLANGTGIKSDVVFGCAYDQQGTLLNTLANTDGILGLSRAPISLPSQLANHGFINNVIGHCLGADTNGGYLFLGNDFVPHWRVSWVPMLNSPFSNFYQAELMKMNYGSKELQLGKARDGKGTVVFDSGSTYTYFTNQAYKALISMLEEISSEDLIKDASDTTLPICWRAKFPVRSITEVRQLFKPLNLQFGSKWRIASTKLSIPAEGYLTISEKGNVCLGILDGSNIHDGSGFILGDISLRGQLFVYDNVNEKIGWIRSNCERPQKLLNLPFF comes from the exons ATGGAGGACACAACCAATGACTCTCCTCCTGTAAAAGGGGTAGTAATAATCACACTACCACCTCTTGATAATCCTTCTTTAGGCAAAACCATAACTGCATTTACACTCTCTGATTCACCACCCCAACAccaccaccaacaacaacaacgagaACCACCACAACAAAGTCAATCTTCAGTTCCACAACAAGATTCAAACACTGGCTTTTTTCATGTTTCTTTACAAAGATCGTTCCTTTTTCGCCCAAGAATCGTTCTTGGACTTTTGGGTATTTCTATAATTGCTTTATCATTCTGGTCTTCACTTTCACAAGAGACCCTTTTTGAATTAAGAGATGTGGACCGTGATGATCAAAATAGTTCCAATAGTTCTTTTATTCTTCCTTTGTATCCTAAGCGTGCTAGTATTTGGAATTCAAGGACAGATGTTGAGTttaaacttgggaggtttgtggATTTTAAACCTGATATTGTTATGGAGCTGGTCAATGATCAACAAATGGCTAAGTCTGTGTCTGCTGCTACTAAATTAGACTCTTCTGCTAATTTTCCTGTCAAGGGTAATATTCATTCGGATGG GTTGTACTACACATATATGCTTGTGGGGAATCCTCCTAAGCCTTATTTTGTTGATATCGATACGGGAAGTGACTTGATGTGGATCCAATGTGATGCTCCATGCACTAGCTGTGCCAAG GGAGCCCACCCATTGTACAAGCCCAGAAACGTCAATATGATACCTCCAAAAAACCCCTATTGTGTTGAGGTTCAAGAGAATCTCAGGTCCAAGTATTGTGATAACTGCCATCAATGTGATTATGAGATAGAATACGCTGACCACAGCTCTTCTGTTGGGGTTCTTGCAAAAGATACACTTCAATTGGTGCTTGCAAATGGGACAGGAATCAAGTCAGATGTTGTTTTCGG CTGTGCATATGATCAGCAAGGCACACTTCTCAACACACTAGCAAACACTGATGGGATCCTTGGACTTAGCAGAGCTCCAATCAGTTTACCTTCTCAGCTAGCAAACCATGGGTTCATCAACAATGTTATTGGACATTGTCTTGGCGCTGATACAAATGGGGGCTACTTGTTCTTAGGCAATGATTTTGTCCCACATTGGCGGGTGTCATGGGTCCCTATGCTAAATTCCCCTTTTTC AAATTTTTATCAAGCAGAATTGATGAAAATGAACTATGGAAGCAAAGAACTCCAATTAGGCAAAGCGAGAGATGGAAAAGGAACTGTAGTGTTTGACAGTGGCAGTACTTACACATATTTCACAAATCAAGCATATAAAGCTTTAATTTCCATG CTTGAAGAGATTTCCAGTGAAGATCTTATCAAGGATGCATCAGACACGACATTACCCATTTGCTGGCGAGCTAAATTCCCAGTAAG ATCTATTACAGAGGTAAGGCAATTATTCAAACCTCTAAACCTTCAATTTGGAAGCAAGTGGCGTATAGCGTCCACAAAGCTCTCGATTCCTGCAGAGGGGTATTTGACTATAAGT GAAAAGGGTAATGTGTGTTTAGGTATCCTTGACGGAAGCAACATTCATGATGGTTCCGGTTTCATACTTGGAG ATATTTCACTACGTGGCCAGTTGTTCGTATATGACAATGTTAACGAGAAGATTGGATGGATAAGATCAAATTGTGAACGGCCCCAGAAACTTTTGAATCTTCCTTTCTTTTGA